One Ignavibacterium sp. DNA segment encodes these proteins:
- a CDS encoding carboxylate-amine ligase, which yields MTEAGLFTLGVEEEFQIVDPVTRELKSHIQQILEDGKIILKENVKAEMHQSVVEIGTDICRDVKDAREQVTKLRTDLAKLAMKNGLKIAAAGTHPFSHWKDQKITEHPRYKVIIDDMQQVARANLIFGLHVHVGVEDREVAIHIMNAARYFLPHIFALSTNSPFWLGRNTGFKSYRSKVFDRFPRTGIPDYFNGVSEYDKFVDLLVKTGCIDNAKKIWWDIRVHPVFKTLEFRICDIPMRIDETIALTAIMQAVVAKLHKLIKQNLGFRLYRRALIAENKWRAARYGINSKLIDFGKKEEVEFNKLADELLEFIDDVVDELNSREEVNYIHKIIEMGTGADRQLAVWEQSRDTKNVVDYIIEETYKGLKL from the coding sequence ATGACAGAGGCTGGTTTATTTACACTTGGAGTTGAAGAAGAATTTCAAATTGTTGATCCGGTTACACGTGAATTAAAATCTCACATACAGCAAATCCTTGAAGATGGAAAGATTATACTTAAGGAAAATGTAAAAGCAGAGATGCATCAATCTGTGGTTGAAATAGGAACCGATATTTGCCGTGATGTAAAAGATGCACGGGAACAAGTAACAAAACTCAGAACTGATCTTGCAAAACTTGCAATGAAGAACGGACTCAAAATTGCAGCCGCAGGCACACATCCTTTTTCTCATTGGAAAGATCAAAAGATAACCGAACACCCGCGTTACAAGGTAATAATTGATGATATGCAGCAGGTTGCCCGTGCTAATTTAATTTTTGGATTACACGTTCACGTCGGTGTGGAAGATCGTGAAGTAGCAATTCATATTATGAATGCCGCAAGATATTTCTTACCTCATATTTTTGCTTTGTCAACCAACTCGCCTTTCTGGCTTGGAAGAAATACAGGATTTAAATCTTATAGAAGCAAAGTATTTGACAGATTTCCGCGTACAGGTATCCCTGATTATTTTAACGGAGTATCTGAGTATGATAAATTTGTTGATTTACTTGTAAAAACAGGTTGTATTGATAATGCAAAAAAAATATGGTGGGATATCCGTGTTCACCCGGTTTTTAAAACATTAGAATTCCGTATATGCGATATACCGATGAGAATTGACGAAACAATAGCACTAACAGCAATAATGCAGGCAGTAGTTGCAAAACTTCATAAATTAATAAAACAGAATCTTGGATTTCGTCTGTACCGCAGAGCGCTGATTGCAGAAAATAAATGGCGGGCTGCTCGTTATGGTATTAACAGTAAACTGATTGATTTCGGGAAAAAAGAAGAAGTTGAATTCAATAAACTTGCTGATGAATTACTTGAGTTTATAGATGATGTTGTTGATGAACTTAACTCAAGGGAAGAAGTAAATTACATACATAAAATTATTGAGATGGGAACCGGTGCGGATAGACAGCTTGCTGTTTGGGAACAATCACGAGATACGAAGAATGTAGTTGATTATATTATCGAAGAGACTTACAAGGGATTAAAACTTTAA
- the mutS gene encoding DNA mismatch repair protein MutS, with protein MKSQTQQTPLMAQYYKIKQAHPDTILLFRVGDFFETFEEDAKTTSKVLGITLTKRSNGYAGDTPLAGFPHHAIDSYLPKLVRAGYRVAVCEQMENPKFAKGIVKREVVEVVTPGVTLSDKLLDHKKNNYLLSIVIQDKICGLSFCDISTAEFYVFEIPLIQLGDMIESINPSEFLIPKKDKEFLTELIEKINSSLRITKLDDWIFNFDFANELLKNHFKTLTLKGFGIENLPVGIIAAGAVLNYLNDTQRVNLTHLNRISLYNPADYMILDYSTKRNLEITFSMQDGGREGSLISILDKTQTAMGGRLLKKWISAPLRELDQIKKRHDSVEELFKNKRIRKKLNEHLREIGDLERLISRICTGKATPREVVALKSSLKIIPELKEQLKDSTVQTLKTISDQLDSAEKIVEKISAAIIDSPPASINEGGIIRNGFSAELDELRDISLHGKEWIAAFQQTERERTGIPSLKVNFNNVFGYYIDVSHTHKNKIPDNYIRKQTLVNSERYITPELKEYEDKVLNAQEKINELEAQLFNEIRSLAANETEIIQKNAKLIAMLDCFNSYAQCADEYNYVKPFVNDSDKINIIQGRHPVVERIIDPGNKFTPNDTFLDNDTDQIILLTGPNMAGKSVYLRQVGLIVLLAQIGSFVPAKEAEIGLVDRIFTRVGASDNITAGESTFLVEMQEAANILNNATSKSLILLDEIGRGTSTFDGISIAWAITEYLHENPDITAKTLFATHYHELNEMSELFPKIKNYKVEVREYEDKVVFLHKVSPGRADHSYGIQVAQMAGLPLFVTNRAKEVLNNLESKELTPYEVKKERLKKLKSINDNQINLFEFKDDELRSEIKKMELDKITPLEALNKLNELKKKMKEND; from the coding sequence ATGAAATCTCAAACTCAACAAACGCCATTAATGGCACAGTACTATAAGATTAAGCAGGCTCATCCTGATACAATTTTGCTTTTCAGGGTAGGAGATTTTTTTGAAACTTTTGAAGAAGATGCAAAAACAACTTCAAAAGTACTTGGTATTACTTTAACCAAGCGTTCAAACGGTTATGCTGGTGATACCCCGCTTGCCGGTTTTCCCCATCACGCAATAGATAGTTATCTTCCAAAACTTGTGCGTGCCGGTTACAGGGTTGCTGTCTGTGAACAGATGGAAAATCCAAAGTTTGCAAAAGGAATTGTTAAACGGGAAGTTGTTGAAGTGGTAACTCCCGGAGTTACTCTTTCGGATAAACTTCTTGATCACAAAAAGAACAACTATTTACTCTCAATCGTAATTCAGGATAAAATTTGCGGACTATCGTTTTGTGATATTTCTACTGCTGAATTTTATGTTTTTGAAATTCCACTGATACAGCTTGGTGATATGATTGAATCTATCAATCCATCTGAATTTTTAATTCCAAAAAAGGATAAAGAATTTTTAACAGAACTGATTGAAAAGATCAACTCATCTCTTAGAATTACGAAACTGGATGATTGGATATTTAATTTTGATTTTGCAAATGAACTTCTAAAGAATCATTTTAAAACTCTAACACTTAAAGGCTTTGGAATTGAAAATCTTCCGGTCGGAATAATTGCAGCAGGTGCGGTTCTCAATTATCTGAATGATACTCAAAGGGTAAATTTAACTCATCTTAACAGAATTTCACTCTACAATCCTGCCGATTATATGATACTTGATTACTCGACAAAGAGAAATCTTGAAATAACATTTTCTATGCAGGATGGCGGCAGAGAAGGTTCTCTGATTTCGATTCTTGATAAAACACAGACTGCAATGGGCGGGCGTTTGTTAAAAAAATGGATATCTGCTCCTTTGCGCGAATTAGATCAGATAAAAAAACGCCACGACAGTGTTGAGGAATTATTTAAGAACAAAAGAATCAGAAAAAAATTAAATGAACATTTGAGGGAAATCGGTGACCTTGAAAGATTGATCTCAAGAATCTGTACCGGCAAAGCTACTCCACGCGAAGTTGTTGCACTAAAATCATCATTAAAAATTATACCGGAACTGAAAGAACAATTGAAAGATTCTACTGTTCAGACTTTAAAAACTATTTCTGATCAGCTTGATTCAGCAGAAAAAATCGTAGAAAAAATTTCTGCTGCAATTATTGATTCACCGCCTGCATCTATTAATGAAGGCGGAATTATCCGTAATGGTTTTAGTGCTGAGCTTGATGAACTGAGAGATATTTCTTTACACGGGAAGGAATGGATTGCAGCTTTTCAGCAGACTGAAAGAGAAAGAACCGGAATCCCATCTTTGAAGGTAAATTTTAACAATGTGTTTGGTTATTACATTGATGTAAGCCATACACATAAAAATAAAATTCCGGATAACTACATACGCAAGCAAACGCTTGTAAACAGTGAGAGATATATTACTCCTGAATTAAAAGAATACGAGGATAAAGTACTTAATGCTCAGGAAAAGATAAATGAACTTGAAGCACAATTATTTAATGAGATCCGCTCGCTTGCTGCAAATGAAACTGAGATAATTCAGAAAAATGCAAAACTGATTGCAATGCTTGATTGCTTTAACAGCTATGCACAGTGTGCGGATGAATATAACTATGTAAAGCCATTTGTAAATGATTCAGACAAAATCAACATAATACAGGGTCGTCATCCTGTTGTTGAAAGAATTATTGATCCTGGAAACAAGTTTACTCCAAATGATACTTTTCTTGATAATGATACTGATCAGATTATTTTATTAACCGGTCCTAATATGGCAGGTAAATCTGTTTATTTACGTCAGGTTGGACTTATAGTTCTGCTTGCTCAAATTGGTTCTTTCGTTCCTGCAAAAGAAGCAGAGATAGGATTGGTAGATAGAATCTTTACACGTGTTGGTGCCAGCGATAATATTACTGCGGGCGAAAGTACATTTTTAGTAGAGATGCAGGAGGCAGCAAATATTTTAAATAATGCAACTTCAAAAAGTTTGATTCTGTTAGACGAGATTGGAAGAGGCACAAGTACGTTTGACGGTATATCTATTGCCTGGGCAATTACAGAGTATCTGCACGAAAATCCTGATATTACAGCCAAAACATTGTTTGCAACTCACTATCACGAATTAAATGAAATGTCCGAGTTGTTTCCGAAAATAAAAAATTATAAAGTTGAGGTTCGTGAATATGAGGATAAAGTTGTATTTCTGCATAAAGTAAGTCCGGGCAGGGCAGATCATAGCTATGGAATACAGGTTGCACAAATGGCAGGGCTGCCGCTTTTTGTAACTAACCGTGCAAAGGAAGTTTTAAACAATCTGGAAAGTAAGGAATTAACTCCTTATGAAGTAAAAAAGGAACGGCTGAAAAAATTAAAATCGATTAATGATAATCAGATTAACCTGTTTGAATTTAAAGATGATGAACTGAGAAGTGAAATAAAAAAAATGGAGCTTGATAAAATCACTCCGTTAGAAGCATTGAATAAATTAAATGAATTAAAAAAGAAGATGAAAGAAAATGATTAA
- a CDS encoding DUF1684 domain-containing protein: MIKKLLLIVPMVGILISCGKQDKVMNLDELYISKLEQERENKDWEFTYELKSPFNMDSTAKQQPLKYFEPAAEFIFNSKLYKNEKKDTIIIYGTRGEERRSLIEGFFILNYKGNDYKLNLYKSFSNSGQGYYTILFTDKTTGKETYHVGRYLDFSMNPDPEFIYEIDFNRAYNPYCAYSDLYTCPIPTKNDYLDFEIRAGEKNFHTELNMEKK; the protein is encoded by the coding sequence ATGATTAAAAAATTGCTTTTAATTGTACCAATGGTTGGTATTCTGATCTCTTGCGGAAAACAAGATAAAGTTATGAATCTTGATGAACTTTATATTAGCAAGTTAGAGCAGGAGAGAGAAAATAAGGATTGGGAATTTACTTATGAATTAAAATCGCCTTTTAATATGGATTCAACTGCTAAACAGCAGCCGTTAAAATATTTTGAACCTGCAGCAGAGTTTATCTTTAATTCGAAATTATATAAGAATGAAAAAAAGGATACAATAATAATCTATGGAACCCGCGGTGAGGAAAGGAGATCACTGATTGAGGGATTCTTTATACTTAATTATAAAGGGAATGATTATAAATTAAATTTATATAAAAGCTTCAGTAATAGCGGACAAGGATATTATACTATTTTATTTACTGATAAAACAACCGGAAAAGAAACTTATCATGTAGGAAGGTATCTGGACTTTTCTATGAATCCTGATCCTGAATTTATTTACGAGATTGATTTTAACAGGGCTTATAATCCGTATTGTGCTTATAGTGATTTATACACTTGCCCTATACCGACTAAAAATGATTATTTGGATTTTGAAATCAGAGCAGGTGAGAAAAACTTTCATACTGAATTAAACATGGAGAAGAAGTGA
- the aroF gene encoding 3-deoxy-7-phosphoheptulonate synthase gives MIVILEQGISDQNLDNVIKHLEDYGFVVNKSVGEERIILGAIGVQPNFDTRKVKILEGVKDVFRITEPFKLASRSFKKENTVIKIKDVEIGGKEINVIAGPCSVESEEQIFKIAQIVHQSGVKILRGGAFKPRSSPYAFQGLGEEGLRYLRNAADQFGMLVITEVLENSMIDLVYKYTDIFQVGARNMQNYSLLKELGSAKKPVLLKRGFSATVEDWLMSAEYILVNGNSDVFLCERGIRTFETYTRNTFDISSIPVVHKKSHLPVFADPSHATGLRDKVLPMARAAVAAGADGIMVEVHYDPEKALSDGPQALLPEQFTELMRQIKLIAEIIGRNIRSN, from the coding sequence GTGATAGTAATTTTAGAACAAGGTATTTCTGATCAAAACCTTGATAATGTTATTAAACACCTTGAAGATTATGGATTTGTTGTTAACAAATCTGTTGGTGAAGAAAGAATAATTTTAGGTGCAATTGGTGTACAGCCGAATTTTGATACAAGAAAAGTTAAAATATTAGAGGGCGTTAAAGATGTTTTCAGAATTACTGAACCATTTAAACTTGCAAGCAGAAGTTTTAAAAAAGAAAATACTGTTATTAAAATAAAAGATGTTGAAATCGGTGGTAAAGAAATTAATGTTATTGCAGGTCCTTGTTCGGTTGAAAGTGAAGAACAAATATTTAAAATTGCTCAGATAGTACATCAAAGCGGAGTAAAAATATTACGCGGTGGTGCATTCAAACCTAGAAGCTCACCTTATGCATTTCAGGGGCTTGGTGAAGAAGGATTGAGATATTTACGAAATGCTGCCGATCAGTTTGGTATGCTTGTAATTACTGAAGTGCTCGAAAATTCAATGATTGATCTTGTATATAAATACACAGATATTTTTCAGGTTGGTGCAAGAAATATGCAGAATTATTCTCTGCTGAAAGAACTTGGCTCAGCAAAGAAACCAGTATTACTTAAACGCGGATTTTCAGCAACAGTTGAAGACTGGCTTATGTCTGCTGAATATATTCTGGTAAACGGAAATTCTGATGTATTTCTTTGTGAAAGAGGAATAAGAACATTTGAAACATACACACGAAATACTTTCGATATCTCTTCAATTCCTGTCGTTCATAAAAAAAGTCATCTTCCGGTTTTTGCTGATCCATCACATGCAACCGGTCTTAGAGATAAAGTACTGCCGATGGCAAGAGCAGCAGTGGCAGCCGGAGCTGATGGTATAATGGTTGAAGTTCATTATGATCCTGAAAAAGCTTTATCTGATGGACCGCAGGCTTTATTGCCTGAACAATTTACTGAATTGATGAGGCAGATTAAATTAATTGCAGAAATAATCGGCAGGAATATTCGCTCTAATTAA
- a CDS encoding toxin-antitoxin system YwqK family antitoxin gives MKTHENDFNKTLIIMVCLFLFQFFSYAQDNPYRKVIKTYFPDGTIKTEGEYLYDILDGHYKEYYPNGKLWKDWNYVNGKEEGISIWYFPDGKVSIEWNYIYGKKEGTSRWFYETGELWAEQQYSDGVLQGITYTYYKTGEKQGEWVYVDGVLQGISKTFYKNGNVEIERKFVDGKQHGTTRIFHDDKSVSLEAFFIDDKLQGDVLIYDKMKNIRVKDTYVNDELMNRVRYDYTGKVESKEELVKTYYPSGRLEEEKYVIDGLKDGPLKAFYESGFLKEEWTYNKNNIVGRSFEYYENGVLKVSSDYVDGVKRGNEKSYYENGILKAETIYENNLKNGICLTYHPNGNLESIGNYHLNRLEGNYKTYFDNGLLHTEQTIINGQISGKRNLYYRNGALEKIENYVNGKLSGWVKTYYDDGIMMKEDFYNNGRLQTSKTFGKDGLLISTYGY, from the coding sequence ATGAAAACACACGAGAATGATTTTAACAAGACACTGATAATAATGGTTTGTCTTTTCTTATTTCAGTTTTTTTCTTACGCACAGGATAACCCTTACCGGAAAGTAATCAAAACTTACTTTCCTGACGGCACGATTAAAACTGAAGGAGAATATCTTTATGATATTCTTGATGGACATTATAAAGAATATTATCCCAATGGTAAACTCTGGAAAGACTGGAATTATGTAAATGGAAAAGAAGAAGGAATTTCCATCTGGTATTTTCCCGATGGTAAGGTAAGTATCGAATGGAATTATATTTACGGTAAAAAAGAAGGAACTTCAAGATGGTTCTATGAAACCGGAGAACTCTGGGCAGAACAGCAATACAGCGATGGTGTTCTTCAGGGAATAACTTATACATATTATAAAACCGGTGAAAAGCAGGGTGAATGGGTTTATGTCGATGGAGTTTTGCAAGGTATATCAAAGACCTTTTATAAAAACGGAAATGTTGAAATAGAAAGAAAATTTGTTGACGGAAAACAACACGGAACAACAAGAATTTTTCATGATGATAAATCAGTTTCACTCGAAGCTTTTTTTATTGATGATAAATTGCAGGGCGATGTGCTTATTTATGATAAGATGAAAAATATCCGTGTTAAGGATACTTATGTTAATGATGAACTGATGAATCGTGTAAGATATGATTATACCGGTAAAGTCGAGTCAAAAGAAGAACTTGTAAAAACGTATTATCCTTCAGGCAGACTTGAAGAAGAGAAATATGTTATTGACGGATTAAAGGACGGACCATTGAAGGCTTTTTACGAAAGCGGTTTCCTCAAAGAGGAATGGACATACAATAAAAACAACATTGTCGGCAGATCATTTGAGTATTATGAGAACGGAGTGCTCAAGGTTTCATCTGATTATGTTGATGGAGTTAAACGCGGCAATGAAAAATCATATTATGAAAATGGAATTCTTAAAGCGGAAACTATTTATGAAAATAATCTTAAAAATGGTATTTGTTTAACTTACCATCCGAACGGAAATCTTGAAAGCATTGGTAATTATCATCTTAACAGACTTGAAGGAAATTATAAAACTTATTTTGATAACGGTTTACTACATACTGAACAGACAATAATTAATGGGCAGATATCCGGTAAAAGAAATCTCTATTACAGAAATGGGGCTCTGGAAAAAATTGAGAACTATGTAAATGGCAAGCTCTCCGGCTGGGTTAAAACTTATTATGATGATGGTATAATGATGAAAGAAGATTTTTATAATAATGGAAGATTACAAACGAGCAAAACTTTCGGAAAAGACGGATTATTGATTTCTACGTATGGTTATTGA
- a CDS encoding M12 family metallo-peptidase, with protein sequence MYRYLILLLLSFSFFSSFSSAQFNSQSYWSDIDESQIELLRERDIIPEAYRTVSLNVGQMKILLQTAPLEFTIDASERNVVMELPYPDGTMKKFHIYESPIMEPELAAKYPDIKTYSGYGLDDRYASMRFDMTPLGFHAMVLSPNGAVFIDPYTVGDIHNYISYYKKDYVKFNSNFECELLYEENKLNELEYLKGNNILTPTGPTLRTYRLANAATGEYTAYFGGTVNAGLAAVVTTVNRVDGVYEREAAIRMVLIANNNLIIYTNGSTDPYTNNNGSTMLGQNISNLSSVIGNANFDIGHVFSTGGGGVAYLGCVCTSSKAGGVTGSPSPVGDPFDIDYVAHEMGHQFGANHTFNGTTGSCSGNNRNASTAYEPGSGSTIMAYAGICPGQDLQPHSDPYFHTVSFDEIVAFTNFGSGNGCASSTSTGNSAPTVNVPAGGFYIPKSTPFSITGSATDPNGDAVTFCWEEFDLGPAGAPGSPSGNAPIFRSWNPSTSPTRYFPRLQNLLNNTTVIGELLPSYTRALTFRLTVRDNKMGGGGVDRAQFQFNVDGNSGPFVVTSPNTNVSWAALSTQTVTWNVANTNASPVNCANVNILLSTDGGNTWPIVLASYTPNDGSEDVTIPDNQVTTARIKVEAAGNIFFDISNVNFTISQPIPVELTLFTAVRIESGILLSWETATETNNSGFEVERSRDSESFTSIGFVPGKGTITEKSTYSFIDNDIQIGNYYYRLKQIDFDGTSKYYNVVSVDAGLPRDFSVMQNYPNPFNPSTSIKFQLPVDSKVKIEVFNSLGEKIADLLNNQLSAGFHDVSFDASNQASGIFYYVVTASGADGSEFRSVKKMVLMK encoded by the coding sequence ATGTATAGATATCTAATACTCCTTTTGCTTTCTTTCAGTTTCTTCTCATCATTTTCTTCTGCTCAATTCAATTCTCAAAGTTATTGGTCAGATATTGATGAATCACAAATTGAACTTCTGAGGGAAAGAGATATTATTCCTGAAGCTTATCGGACTGTAAGTTTAAATGTAGGGCAGATGAAAATCTTATTGCAAACGGCACCTTTAGAATTTACAATTGATGCGTCAGAAAGAAATGTTGTAATGGAGCTTCCGTATCCTGACGGAACTATGAAGAAATTTCATATTTACGAATCACCAATTATGGAACCTGAACTTGCAGCTAAATATCCTGATATAAAGACTTATTCAGGCTATGGGTTAGATGACAGGTATGCATCGATGAGATTTGATATGACTCCGTTAGGATTTCACGCAATGGTTCTTTCACCAAACGGAGCAGTTTTTATTGATCCTTACACAGTTGGAGATATTCATAATTACATATCTTATTATAAAAAAGATTACGTAAAGTTTAATTCAAATTTTGAATGTGAACTGCTTTATGAAGAAAATAAATTAAATGAACTTGAGTATTTAAAAGGTAATAATATTCTGACACCAACTGGTCCAACATTGAGAACTTATCGTTTAGCAAATGCAGCAACCGGAGAGTACACCGCATATTTTGGCGGTACTGTTAACGCCGGGTTAGCCGCAGTAGTTACAACAGTTAACCGTGTTGATGGTGTTTATGAAAGAGAAGCTGCGATAAGAATGGTACTTATTGCAAATAACAATCTGATTATTTATACAAATGGAAGTACTGACCCTTATACCAATAATAATGGCAGCACAATGCTTGGACAAAATATAAGTAACCTGTCATCGGTTATTGGAAATGCAAATTTCGATATCGGACACGTGTTTAGTACAGGCGGAGGCGGTGTAGCATATTTGGGATGTGTTTGTACTAGCAGTAAAGCCGGTGGTGTAACTGGTTCACCATCTCCGGTTGGAGATCCATTTGATATTGATTATGTAGCACACGAAATGGGACATCAGTTTGGTGCAAACCATACATTTAACGGAACAACCGGCTCTTGCAGCGGAAATAATAGAAATGCTTCCACAGCTTATGAACCTGGAAGCGGTTCAACCATTATGGCTTATGCTGGAATTTGTCCCGGACAAGATCTTCAACCGCATAGCGATCCGTACTTTCATACAGTTAGTTTTGATGAAATAGTTGCATTTACAAATTTTGGAAGCGGTAATGGCTGTGCTTCTTCAACAAGTACAGGTAATTCTGCTCCAACTGTAAATGTACCTGCAGGCGGATTTTATATTCCTAAAAGTACACCTTTTTCTATTACTGGTTCTGCTACAGATCCTAACGGAGATGCTGTTACTTTTTGCTGGGAAGAATTTGATCTTGGTCCTGCCGGTGCACCTGGTTCTCCATCAGGTAATGCCCCGATTTTCAGAAGCTGGAATCCTTCAACATCACCTACAAGATATTTTCCAAGGCTTCAAAACCTTTTAAACAACACAACTGTTATCGGAGAACTCCTTCCGTCTTATACCAGGGCTTTAACATTCAGATTAACCGTACGGGATAATAAAATGGGAGGCGGTGGTGTTGATCGCGCTCAATTTCAATTTAACGTTGATGGAAACTCCGGACCATTTGTGGTAACTTCACCTAATACTAATGTAAGTTGGGCAGCACTTTCAACACAGACTGTTACCTGGAATGTTGCGAATACAAATGCATCACCGGTTAATTGCGCTAATGTAAATATTTTACTATCTACCGATGGTGGTAATACCTGGCCGATTGTTCTGGCTTCCTATACACCAAATGATGGCAGTGAGGATGTTACAATTCCTGATAATCAGGTAACTACTGCAAGAATTAAAGTTGAAGCAGCTGGAAATATTTTCTTTGATATATCAAATGTTAATTTCACAATTTCGCAGCCAATACCGGTTGAATTGACACTTTTTACCGCTGTAAGAATTGAATCTGGCATTTTACTCAGTTGGGAAACAGCTACCGAAACTAACAACTCTGGTTTTGAAGTAGAAAGAAGCAGAGATTCTGAAAGTTTTACTTCGATAGGATTTGTCCCTGGGAAAGGTACTATAACTGAAAAATCAACCTACAGTTTTATTGATAATGATATACAAATTGGTAATTACTATTATCGCTTAAAACAAATTGATTTTGACGGAACTTCAAAATATTATAATGTAGTATCTGTTGATGCCGGATTGCCAAGAGATTTCTCAGTTATGCAGAATTATCCGAATCCATTTAATCCTAGCACCTCTATTAAATTTCAACTTCCGGTTGATTCAAAAGTTAAGATTGAGGTATTTAATTCGTTAGGCGAGAAAATTGCTGACTTGCTGAATAATCAGTTATCCGCCGGATTCCACGATGTATCATTTGATGCTTCTAATCAGGCAAGCGGAATATTTTATTATGTTGTTACCGCATCTGGTGCTGATGGCAGTGAATTCAGATCAGTTAAGAAAATGGTACTGATGAAATAA
- a CDS encoding Re/Si-specific NAD(P)(+) transhydrogenase subunit alpha gives MIISVPKEIMSGENRVACVPDVVSKLIKAGYEVQIEKDAGINAGFTNEHYQKAGAKIIDNLTDLYSNADLVLKVQRPIEHPNAGKHEISLLRKGTILISFVHILQYSDIAKKCAENGIDLISMDMIPRSTLAQKMDVLSSQANISGYKSVIMAANELGKIFPLMMTAAGTISPAKVVIMGAGVAGLQALGTAKRLGAVVEVSDIRTAVKEEVQSLGGKFIEVEGAEDMQDAGGYAKEASAEFLQKQKETIFKHVTEADIVITTALVPGKKAPILVTEEMIKNMKPGSVVLDMATEFGGNCEISERDKTVKKHGVTIIGESNLPSLVPTHSSEMYARNILNLILHISKEGKVTINLDDEIVKGSLITLNGIIINQRVKDLIK, from the coding sequence GTGATAATTTCAGTTCCAAAAGAAATAATGTCGGGCGAAAATCGGGTTGCTTGTGTTCCGGATGTTGTTTCAAAATTAATTAAAGCAGGCTACGAAGTTCAGATTGAAAAAGATGCCGGCATAAATGCTGGTTTCACAAATGAACATTATCAAAAAGCAGGCGCCAAAATTATTGACAATCTTACTGACCTGTATTCCAACGCTGATTTGGTATTGAAAGTTCAGCGTCCAATCGAACATCCTAACGCGGGCAAACACGAAATTAGCTTGCTAAGAAAAGGTACAATACTGATTTCCTTCGTTCATATACTCCAATATTCTGATATTGCAAAAAAGTGTGCTGAAAATGGTATCGATTTAATTTCAATGGATATGATTCCAAGATCAACACTAGCTCAAAAAATGGACGTGCTAAGTTCTCAGGCAAATATTTCGGGTTACAAAAGTGTAATTATGGCTGCCAATGAACTCGGTAAAATATTTCCGCTTATGATGACAGCGGCTGGAACGATTTCTCCTGCCAAAGTAGTTATTATGGGTGCAGGAGTTGCAGGGCTTCAGGCTCTTGGAACTGCTAAAAGATTAGGCGCTGTTGTTGAAGTTTCTGATATACGAACTGCTGTTAAAGAAGAAGTTCAAAGTCTCGGCGGAAAATTTATCGAAGTGGAAGGTGCAGAAGATATGCAGGATGCCGGCGGTTATGCTAAAGAAGCATCAGCAGAGTTTTTACAAAAACAAAAAGAAACAATCTTTAAGCATGTTACCGAAGCTGATATTGTTATCACTACCGCGCTTGTACCCGGTAAAAAAGCTCCGATACTTGTAACCGAAGAGATGATAAAAAATATGAAACCAGGCAGTGTGGTTTTGGATATGGCGACCGAATTCGGCGGCAATTGTGAAATTAGTGAAAGAGATAAAACTGTTAAGAAGCATGGTGTTACTATAATAGGCGAATCAAACTTACCATCATTGGTTCCAACTCACTCAAGTGAGATGTATGCCAGAAATATTTTAAATCTTATTCTGCATATCAGCAAAGAAGGTAAAGTAACTATAAACCTTGATGATGAAATTGTAAAAGGATCTTTAATTACTCTTAATGGAATAATTATTAACCAACGGGTTAAAGATTTGATAAAATAA
- a CDS encoding NAD(P) transhydrogenase subunit alpha, whose translation MEEYMFLMHVYVFALAIFVGFELITKVPPTLHTPLMSGSNAISGITIVGAILSAGLEQFTISTILGLIAVIFAMINVVGGFLVTDRMLKMFKKK comes from the coding sequence ATGGAAGAATATATGTTTTTAATGCATGTGTATGTTTTTGCACTTGCAATTTTTGTAGGATTTGAACTCATCACAAAAGTTCCACCAACACTGCACACACCGCTTATGTCTGGTTCAAATGCTATATCAGGAATTACAATTGTTGGAGCGATACTTAGTGCAGGATTAGAGCAATTTACAATAAGCACAATCCTTGGTTTAATTGCAGTTATATTTGCTATGATAAATGTGGTAGGCGGTTTTCTTGTTACCGATCGTATGTTAAAAATGTTCAAAAAGAAGTGA